In the Tribolium castaneum strain GA2 chromosome 1, icTriCast1.1, whole genome shotgun sequence genome, one interval contains:
- the Ubc4 gene encoding ubiquitin-conjugating enzyme E2-22 kDa has product MANIAAQRIRREFKEVIKSEEVAKCAIKVELLNDSYTELKGEITGPPDTAYEGGTFVLEIKVPETYPFNPPKVRFITKIWHPNISSVTGAICLDILKDQWAAAMTLRTVLLSLQALLSAAEPDDPQDAVVAKQFKENIEMFQMTARHWTNVYAGGPHVNKECDDKIKRLVDMGVEEHQARVALSSYNWDIERATEQLFS; this is encoded by the exons ATGGCTAACATAGCAGCACAAAGGATACGACGAGAGTTTAAAGAGGTTATTAAAAGTGAAGAG GTAGCAAAATGTGCCATCAAAGTGGAACTCTTAAATGATAGTTATACAGAGCTCAAAGGCGAGATCACGGGCCCCCCGGACACGGCCTACGAAGGGGGCACCTTCGTATTAGAGATTAAAGTACCTGAAACATACCCCTTCAATCCACCCAAG GTCAGGTTCATTACGAAGATATGGCACCCGAATATATCATCAGTAACGGGCGCTATCTGCTTAGACATTTTAAAGGACCAATG GGCTGCAGCTATGACGCTGAGGACGGTGTTGTTGTCGCTCCAAGCGCTGCTCTCAGCTGCGGAGCCCGATGACCCACAGGACGCCGTGGTGGCGAAGCAGTTTAAGGAAAATATAGAAATGTTTCAAATGACGGCCAGACATTGGACAAATGTTTACGCAGGCG GTCCCCATGTAAATAAAGAATGTgacgataaaataaaaaggcTAGTTGATATGGGAGTGGAGGAGCACCAGGCGCGGGTCGCTTTGTCGTCGTATAACTGGGATATAGAAAGAGCAACTGAACAGTTATTTAGTTAG
- the Prps gene encoding ribose-phosphate pyrophosphokinase 1 isoform X2 translates to MSEETENVMPVSQPVRAKSLLRAKLEKSSLILQSRMPNIKVFSGTSHPDLAQRIVDRLGIDLGKVVTKKFSNLETCVEIGESVRGEDVYIVQSGSGEVNDNLMELLIMINACKIASASRVTAVIPCFPYARQDKKDKSRAPISAKLVANMLSVAGADHIITMDLHASQIQGFFDIPVDNLYAEPAVLKWIKENIVEWRNSIIVSPDAGGAKRVTSIADRLNVEFALIHKERKKANEVASMVLVGDVKDRVAILVDDMADTCGTICHAAEKLTEAGATKVYAILTHGIFSGPAITRINNACFEAVVVTNTIPQDGHMKDCSKIQCIDVSMMFAEAVRRTHNGESVSYLFSNVPY, encoded by the exons ATGTCCGAGGAAACCGAGAACG TTATGCCCGTTTCCCAGCCCGTACGTGCTAAAAGCTTGTTGCGGGCAAAGTTGGAAAAGTCTTCGTTGATCCTCCAGAGCAGAATGCCGAACATTAAAGTCTTCAGCGGGACCTCGCACCCCGACCTGGCCCAGAGGATCGTGGACCGGCTGGGGATCGACTTGGGCAAAGTGGTTACGAAGAAATTCAGCAACTTGGAAACATG cgTGGAAATTGGGGAGTCCGTCCGTGGGGAAGACGTGTACATCGTGCAGTCGGGCAGCGGGGAAGTTAACGACAACCTGATGGAACTCCTCATCATGATAAATGCGTGCAAAATTGCGTCCGCGAGCAGAGTCACTGCAGTCATTCCATGCTTCCCGTACGCTCGGCAAGACAAGAAGGACAAG AGTCGGGCCCCAATTTCGGCCAAACTGGTCGCGAACATGCTCTCGGTGGCGGGGGCCGATCACATCATCACCATGGACTTGCACGCGTCGCAAATCCAGGGCTTCTTCGACATCCCGGTGGATAATTTGTACGCCGAACCGGCGGTGTTGAAATGGATCAAGGAGAACATTGTCGAGTGGCGGAACAGTATAATAGTGTCGCCGGACGCCGGGGGCGCCAAGAGGGTCACCTCCATCGCCGACAGACTCAACGTCGAGTTCGCCCTCATCCACAAGGAGAGGAAGAAGGCCAACGAGGTGGCCTCGATGGTGCTCGTCGGAGACGTGAAAGACAGGGTTGCTATTCTGGTCGACGATATGGCCGACACTTGCGGCACGATCTGCCACGCAGCCGAGAAGTTGACCGAAGCTGGGGCTACGAAAGTCTACGCGATTTTGACGCATGGGATTTTCTCCGGACCTGCCATAACTAGGATTAATAACGCGTGCTTTGAGGCTGTGGTTGTCACTAATACGATTCCACAAGACGGGCATATGAAGGATTGTTCGAAAATCCAG TGCATTGATGTGTCCATGATGTTCGCTGAGGCGGTGAGGAGGACGCACAATGGCGAATCAGTATCGTACCTATTCTCGAATGTTCCTTATTAa
- the Prps gene encoding ribose-phosphate pyrophosphokinase 1 isoform X1 produces MSEETENVMPVSQPVRAKSLLRAKLEKSSLILQSRMPNIKVFSGTSHPDLAQRIVDRLGIDLGKVVTKKFSNLETCVEIGESVRGEDVYIVQSGSGEVNDNLMELLIMINACKIASASRVTAVIPCFPYARQDKKDKPANKNDVERNVEKWKSIEWKFRSRAPISAKLVANMLSVAGADHIITMDLHASQIQGFFDIPVDNLYAEPAVLKWIKENIVEWRNSIIVSPDAGGAKRVTSIADRLNVEFALIHKERKKANEVASMVLVGDVKDRVAILVDDMADTCGTICHAAEKLTEAGATKVYAILTHGIFSGPAITRINNACFEAVVVTNTIPQDGHMKDCSKIQCIDVSMMFAEAVRRTHNGESVSYLFSNVPY; encoded by the exons ATGTCCGAGGAAACCGAGAACG TTATGCCCGTTTCCCAGCCCGTACGTGCTAAAAGCTTGTTGCGGGCAAAGTTGGAAAAGTCTTCGTTGATCCTCCAGAGCAGAATGCCGAACATTAAAGTCTTCAGCGGGACCTCGCACCCCGACCTGGCCCAGAGGATCGTGGACCGGCTGGGGATCGACTTGGGCAAAGTGGTTACGAAGAAATTCAGCAACTTGGAAACATG cgTGGAAATTGGGGAGTCCGTCCGTGGGGAAGACGTGTACATCGTGCAGTCGGGCAGCGGGGAAGTTAACGACAACCTGATGGAACTCCTCATCATGATAAATGCGTGCAAAATTGCGTCCGCGAGCAGAGTCACTGCAGTCATTCCATGCTTCCCGTACGCTCGGCAAGACAAGAAGGACAAG CCTGCGAATAAAAATGACGTCGAACGCAACGTGGAAAAATGGAAGTCAATCGAATGGAAATTCAgg AGTCGGGCCCCAATTTCGGCCAAACTGGTCGCGAACATGCTCTCGGTGGCGGGGGCCGATCACATCATCACCATGGACTTGCACGCGTCGCAAATCCAGGGCTTCTTCGACATCCCGGTGGATAATTTGTACGCCGAACCGGCGGTGTTGAAATGGATCAAGGAGAACATTGTCGAGTGGCGGAACAGTATAATAGTGTCGCCGGACGCCGGGGGCGCCAAGAGGGTCACCTCCATCGCCGACAGACTCAACGTCGAGTTCGCCCTCATCCACAAGGAGAGGAAGAAGGCCAACGAGGTGGCCTCGATGGTGCTCGTCGGAGACGTGAAAGACAGGGTTGCTATTCTGGTCGACGATATGGCCGACACTTGCGGCACGATCTGCCACGCAGCCGAGAAGTTGACCGAAGCTGGGGCTACGAAAGTCTACGCGATTTTGACGCATGGGATTTTCTCCGGACCTGCCATAACTAGGATTAATAACGCGTGCTTTGAGGCTGTGGTTGTCACTAATACGATTCCACAAGACGGGCATATGAAGGATTGTTCGAAAATCCAG TGCATTGATGTGTCCATGATGTTCGCTGAGGCGGTGAGGAGGACGCACAATGGCGAATCAGTATCGTACCTATTCTCGAATGTTCCTTATTAa
- the LOC659911 gene encoding metallophosphoesterase domain-containing protein 1 — protein sequence MENGTIPVHKLTSNPTAAWREISKNQKIIKLNVKSPSKPVEPNKVRFVCMSDTHSLIRNLVFDVPDGDVFIHAGDFTKCGQKEEVMQFNKWLVSLPHKHKIVISGNHELSFDKKFSDYFKKTASARHTGSLEDEVPNYGNTKDNISDAVNTDNIRQYLTNCTYLEDSGIDIYGIKLYGTPWQPEFGGWAFNLERGEECLSKWNLIPNDTDVLITHTPPLGFGDLVCSGVRAGCVELLTTVQQRVKPKYHVFGHIHEGYGVFSDGKIIYINASTCDINYIPKNLPIVFDVPLPEGQSKH from the exons ATGGAAAACGGCACTATCCCGGTCCACAAACTAACAAGTAACCCTACCGCGGCGTGGAGGGAAATATCAaagaaccaaaaaattatcaagctCAATGTCAAGTCTCCCTCAAAACCTGTGGAACCAAATAAAGTACGATTCGTTTGTATGAGCGACACCCACTCCCTTATAAGAAACCTGGTGTTCGACGTACCCGACGGCGATGTGTTCATCCACGCTGGGGATTTTACGAAATGTGGCCAGAAAGAGGAAGTGATGCAGTTTAATAAATGGCTAG TATCTTTGCCCCACAAACACAAGATTGTAATCAGCGGCAATCACGAATTGAGtttcgataaaaaattctctgattatttcaaaaaaacggCGAGTGCAAGACACACCGGATCACTCGAAGATGAAGTCCCCAATTATGGCAATACGAAAGATAACATCAGTGATGCAGTCAATACTGATAACATCAGGCAGTATTTAACAAATTGCACGTATTTGGAAGATTCGGGGATTGATATTTATGGCATAAAACTGTACGGAACTCCTTG GCAACCTGAATTCGGTGGCTGGGCTTTTAATTTAGAGAGGGGTGAAGAGTGTCTTTCCAAGTGGAATTTGATTCCAAACGATACGGACGTTTTAATAACTCATACGCCGCCTCTGGGGTTTGGCGATTTGGTCTGTTCGGGGGTTAGAGCTGGATGCGTAGAGTTGTTAACGACGGTCCAACAAAGGGTCAAACCCAAATATCACGTTTTCGGACACATACATGAAG GTTATGGAGTGTTCTCGGACGGAAAAATCATCTATATCAACGCTTCAACATGTGATATTAACTATATTCCAAAAAACCTACCTATAGTTTTTGATGTTCCTTTACCAGAAGGCCAGTCGAAACACTAG
- the Cypl gene encoding uncharacterized protein Cypl, translating into MLAVQGMNQSGIPDKMWQPPFVAFETTMGEITIELYWKHAPQTCRNFAELTRRGYYNNTIFHRVIRDFMIQGGDPTGTGKGGLSIYGQTFKDEIHPELKHSGAGILSMANSGPDTNGSQFFITLAPTQWLDGKHAIFGRIQSGMNVVKRIGLVETDKNDRPVDEVKIIRGKVIKN; encoded by the exons atgttGGCCGTTCAGGGCATGAACCAGTCTGGGATTCCAGACAAGATGTGGCAGCCCCCATTCGTCGCATTCGAGACGAC AATGGGCGAAATCACAATTGAGCTTTACTGGAAACACGCCCCACAAACGTGTCGAAACTTTGCCGAATTGACCAGGCGAGGTTACTacaacaacacaattttcCATCGGGTTATACGCGATTTTATGATACAAGGTGGGGACCCCACGGGGACAGGTAAAGGGGGGCTGTCAATTTACGGACAGACATTTAAGGACGAAATACACCCAGAGTTGAAACACAGCGGGGCTGGAATTTTGTCAATGGCCAATTCGGGCCCTGACACCAACGGGTCACagtttttcatcactttggcGCCTACGCAGTGGTTGGACGGGAAACACGCGATTTTTGGGCGAATTCAGTCAGGAATGAACGTTGTGAAGAGGATAGGGCTAGTGGAGACCGACAAAAATGATAGGCCTGTTGATGAAGTGAAGATAATAAGGGGAAAAGTTATTAAGAACTAA
- the LOC103312317 gene encoding condensin complex subunit 2 — MMLGENATPPRRDALRRSVLNFSTPLRKSTAASATPSMEPHDEEKERSGRRSMVVLLKRLSSIPSPSVETGHLLSEREIQDQLRICTKLYSENRISSRNAWELHIIDAIRKIVSQNQANLMQVAGSSLDVGSKIYSLRIDDAHNKAIQLASNVGKSDRKQAQAAEDDNVTENPREKRRQVRKKVLKILADKKTIIDEEGKSLFGPIKPMESVVFATKENIEVSAIDNLLTSKVPVNPASHKFMLLSNEKYWTTKPDDILKYQDQVVDNDLPPVSSFDLCVRFKNFEIGTWSPEDEANLLEETFNTVPPAALDENGVPIPELDGSIPDIFADNDDAPMDVDPTSDTEQQEVFQMQLHDGINHIADAVPQEYRIETDYGYNALVRGQSGMYFDKIWAGPCHWKVKFIKKSTARYSGSTVQQVVKQTRKKNEPEPINFLEPFFDTTKSLKKFVIKRRPGTTDFEKVTYPVLDWWVDGFLKKKNFFSLKPNTLFAKPNTTEKNPDFEVPIYNYENPNDSLYCSLPNTDDANDGASDHSFEEDMPPVEQQQFLEGNLVDAPEIVSVNHVTYAMHAKKIDMKKLKTCIWKHLTGGQQETVKPTRFSTVYEQIPVLAPEMSKNLSPHLGILSLLHLCNDHNLCLKPIDHQGDFIVMDAQN, encoded by the exons ATGATGTTGGGCGAAAATGCAACCCCTCCTCGGAGGGACGCCTTACGGCGCTCTGTGCTGAACTTTTCAACCCCCCTTCGAAAAAGTACAGCGGCTTCTGCGACCCCTTCAATG GAACCCCATGACGAAGAGAAAGAGCGGTCTGGTAGGCGCAGTATGGTGGTGTTGTTAAAACGACTTAGTAGCATCCCATCACCGTCTGTGGAGACAGGGCATTTGTTGTCAGAGCGCGAAATTCAAGACCAGTTGCGTATTTGCACGAAACTGTACTCTGAAAAT agaATTTCTTCGAGAAACGCCTGGGAGCTGCACATCATCGATGCAATCAGAAAAATCGTCTCCCAAAACCAGGCAAATCTTATGCAAGTTGCTGGCTCTTCCCTGGACGTTGGCTCCAAAATCTACAGTTTGCGCATTGACGACGCCCACAATAAAGCGATCCAACTTGCTAGCAATGTTGGTAAAAGTGACCGAAAACAAGCCCAGGCGGCTGAAGATGACAACGTGACTGAAAACCCGCGTGAAAAAAGGCGACAAGTGCGTAAAAAAGTCCTCAAAATTCTGGCCGATAAAAAAACGATTATTGACGAAGAGGGTAAATCGCTGTTTGGCCCAATCAAGCCGATGGAATCGGTCGTATTTGCTACCAAAGAGAATATCGAAGTTAGCGCAATTGATAATTTGTTAACTTCCAAGGTTCCGGTAAACCCCGCCAGTCACAAATTCATGTTGTT gagcAATGAAAAGTATTGGACTACGAAACctgatgatattttaaaataccaaGACCAAGTTGTTGATAATGACTTGCCGCCAGTGTCGTCATTTGACTTATGTgtacgttttaaaaattttgaaattgggACGTGGTCGCCTGAGGATGAAGCCAACTT aCTGGAGGAAACGTTTAACACTGTACCACCGGCCGCCCTGGACGAGAATGGGGTTCCTATTCCAGAGCTCGACGGTTCAATTCCTGACATTTTTGCAGATAATGACGACGCTCCCATGGACGTCGATCCGACCAGCGATACGGAGCAACAAGAAGTGTTTCAGATGCAATTACATGATGGTATTAATCATATAGCTGATGCGGTACCTCAAGAATATCGCATTGAAACCGATTACGGTTACAACGCTCTTGTAAGGGGACAATCGGGAAtgtattttgataaaatttgggCGGGACCGTGCCATTGGaaagttaaatttattaagaaaTCGACAGCACGTTATTCGGGAAGTACCGTTCAACAAGTGGTTAAACAAACAAGGAAGAAAAACGAACCGGAACCGATTAATTTTCTAGAACCATTTTTTGATACGACGAaatcattgaaaaaatttgttataaaaagAAGGCCTGGCACGACTGATTTTGAAAA ggtTACATATCCTGTGCTTGATTGGTGGGTCGACGGTTtcctaaaaaagaaaaacttctTTTCCTTGAAACCTAACACACTTTTTGCAAAACCAAACACCACCGAGAAGAACCCCGACTTTGAAGTGCCAATCTACAACTATGAGAACCCGAATGATTCGCTTTATTGCTCACTACCTAAC ACCGATGACGCAAATGATGGAGCAAGCGATCATTCCTTTGAGGAGGATATGCCACCAGTTGAGCAACAACAATTTTTGGAAGGAAATCTGGTCGATGCCCCCGAAATTGTTTCAGTAAATCATGTCACGTATGCAATGCATGCCAAAAAAATCGACATGAAAAAACTCAAAACCTGTATCTGGAAACACTTAACTGGGGGGCAGCAG GAGACTGTAAAACCAACGAGATTCTCCACTGTGTATGAACAGATACCAGTGTTGGCTCCAGAAATGAGCAAGAATTTAAGCCCCCATTTGGGCATTTTGTCTCTGCTGCATCTTTGCAACGACCATAATCTGTGTTTGAAACCAATTGACCATCAGGGAGATTTTATTGTAATGGACgcacaaaattaa
- the alpha-Man-Ib gene encoding endoplasmic reticulum mannosyl-oligosaccharide 1,2-alpha-mannosidase: protein MDHVALDVSGTSDSIHDRKRTKSLRRLWNQLSKCQRSCIYTIVIVLTLTVFYLVSTESERTQISLAESANENKKEVLHNIRNDPRDVDTVFHDNDSEGQVLEEPGGLEADSNRNQVLLPPKVVKKFAGPTTARQEAVVKAFKHAWQGYKQFAWGHDHLKPITEGYSDWFGLGLSIVDSIDTIYIMGLTKEYKEAREWIEKHLHFDVNRDVNLFEVTIRVLGGLLSIYHLTQDRMFLTKAVDLADRLLPSFESESGIPYSDVNLFTRKAHAPKWSPDSSTSEVTTIQLEFRDLSRITGNPKYENAVSKVSLHIHNLEKKDGLVPIFINANTGQFRSYATITLGARGDSYYEYLLKQWLQTGKTIDYLRDDYVTSIMGVEKHLTKRTVPNGFLFIGELLVGGKDFKPKMDHLTCYLPGTLALGVHNGLPESHMKLAEELLTTCYQTYAQQPTFLAPEITYFNIQGENSNDMYVKTNDAHNLLRPEYLESLWYVYQLTGNKTYQDWGWQIFQGFENYTKVKNGYTSIGNVKNPLNVRPKDMMESFFLSETLKYLYLLFSDDPKLIDLDTYVINSEAHPLSIYSS, encoded by the exons ATGGACCATGTCGCCCTTGATGTTTCCGGTACCAGCGACAGCATCCACGACCGCAAAAGAACCAAAAGCTTAAGAAGG CTCTGGAACCAGTTATCAAAATGTCAAAGGAGCTGTATCTACACCATAGTCATAGTGTTAACCCTCACTGTCTTTTACCTAGTCTCGACCGAATCCGAGCGAACGCAGATAAGCCTAGCGGAGAGCGCGAATGAGAACAAGAAGGAGGTGCTCCACAACATCAGGAACGACCCCCGAGACGTCGACACCGTGTTCCATGATAACGACAGCGAGGGGCAAGTGCTGGAGGAGCCCGGCGGCTTGGAGGCGGACAGTAACAGGAACCAGGTGCTGTTGCCGCCCAAAGTCGTGAAGAAGTTCGCGGGCCCCACAACGGCGCGCCAGGAAGCCGTGGTGAAGGCGTTCAAGCACGCCTGGCAAGGATACAAGCAATTTGCGTGGGGTCATGACCACTTAAAACCCATCACCGAGGGGTACAGTGACTGGTTTGGGCTGGGTTTGAGCATTGTTGACTCGATTGACACCATTTACATAATGGGATTAACAAAAG AATACAAAGAAGCGCGTGAGTGGATTGAAAAACACCTACATTTTGATGTGAACCGAGACGTTAACTTGTTTGAAGTAACAATACGAGTTTTGGGAGGCCTACTTAGCATATATCACCTTACTCAGGACAGGATGTTTCTCACTAAAgct GTTGATTTAGCTGATCGATTACTGCCAAGTTTTGAGTCGGAGTCGGGGATTCCCTATTCTGATGTTAATTTATTCACACGGAAAGCTCATGCACCCAAGTGGTCACCCGATAGCAGCACGTCTGAAGTGACTACCATTCAACTAGAATTTCGGGATTTAAGCAGAATCACTGGAAATCCCAAATACGAA AATGCTGTTTCAAAAGTGTCACTTCATATccataatttggaaaaaaaagatGGTTTGGTTCCTATTTTTATCAATGCCAACACTGGACAATTTAGGTCTTATGCTACTATAACTCTAGGAGCTCGCGGTGACAGCTATTACGAGTATTTACTGAAACAGTGGTTGCAAACAGGAAAAACGATCGATTA TTTAAGGGACGATTACGTGACGAGTATAATGGGTGTTGAGAAACATTTAACGAAAAGAACCGTCCCTAACGGTTTCCTCTTTATTGGCGAATTGCTAGTCGGTGGTAAAGATTTTAAACCGAAAATGGACCACCTGACGTGCTATTTGCCTGGAACTTTGGCCCTTGGGGTACACAATGGTCTTCCAGAAAGTCACATGAAACTAGCAGAAGAACTGCTTACCACTTGTTATCAGACATACGCACAACAACCCACATTTCTAGCACCCGAAATCACGTATTTTAATATCCAG GGCGAAAACTCCAACGACATGTACGTAAAAACCAACGACGCGCATAATTTGCTGCGGCCCGAGTATTTGGAGAGTCTCTGGTACGTGTACCAGCTCACTGGTAACAAGACGTACCAGGACTGGGGCTGGCAGATATTTCAAGGGTTTGAGAATTACACAAAAGTGAAAAACGGCTACACTTCGATTGGAAACGTGAAAAACCCGCTGAATGTGAGACCAAAGGATATGATGGAATCATTCTTTCTTAGTGAAACCTTaaagtatttatatttgttatttagTGACGATCCGAAACTGATAGACTTGGATACCTATGTTATTAATTCGGAAGCGCACCCTTTGTCTATATACTCgtcgtga
- the LOC659636 gene encoding uncharacterized protein LOC659636 isoform X1 — protein MFDWLEFCVVETLLVLYLLQYFLSIMSGDSPNAFTNENVFDFKEGRSSPAPTTSKEHNQGGVVTASVLVEPQKEKSKDKDKEEEDEPDFSTPTLNPGDKENRRQSDADKTLDLNDPKYDGDKGKEEQNLLNGGLDRLPKPYASSKELGEEESEDDTCIVNCIYYTMECCKCSIV, from the exons atgttcgATTGGTTGGAATTTTGTGTTGTCGAAACTTTGCTAGTGTTATACTTGCTCCAATATTTCCT TTCAATCATGTCCGGAGATTCGCCCAACGCTTTCACCAACGAAAACGTCTTCGACTTCAAGGAAGGCCGCTCTTCGCCCGCCCCAACCACCTCGAAGGAGCACAATCAGGGCGGTGTGGTGACCGCATCGGTGCTCGTCGAGCCGcagaaagaaaaaagcaaagaCAAAGACAAGGAAGAGGAAGACGAGCCCGATTTTTCAACTCCAACGCTCAATCCCGGAGATAAGGAGAACCGGCGCCAATCGGACGCCGACAAAACGCTCGATCTGAACGACCCGAAGTACGACGGCGATAAGGGCAAGGAGGAGCAGAATCTGCTCAATGGGGGCCTGGACCGGCTGCCGAAGCCCTACGCCAGCTCCAAGGAGCTGGGCGAGGAGGAGAGTGAGGACGACACGTGCATTGTGAATTGTATATATTACACGATGGAATGTTGTAAATGTTCCATAGTTTAA
- the LOC659636 gene encoding uncharacterized protein LOC659636 isoform X2 → MLCLRLPKIKVAKCPYLPKFVCSIMSGDSPNAFTNENVFDFKEGRSSPAPTTSKEHNQGGVVTASVLVEPQKEKSKDKDKEEEDEPDFSTPTLNPGDKENRRQSDADKTLDLNDPKYDGDKGKEEQNLLNGGLDRLPKPYASSKELGEEESEDDTCIVNCIYYTMECCKCSIV, encoded by the exons ATGCTGTGCTTACGTCTGCCGAAAATCAAAGTCGCGAAGTGTCCGTACCTTCCCAAATTTGTATG TTCAATCATGTCCGGAGATTCGCCCAACGCTTTCACCAACGAAAACGTCTTCGACTTCAAGGAAGGCCGCTCTTCGCCCGCCCCAACCACCTCGAAGGAGCACAATCAGGGCGGTGTGGTGACCGCATCGGTGCTCGTCGAGCCGcagaaagaaaaaagcaaagaCAAAGACAAGGAAGAGGAAGACGAGCCCGATTTTTCAACTCCAACGCTCAATCCCGGAGATAAGGAGAACCGGCGCCAATCGGACGCCGACAAAACGCTCGATCTGAACGACCCGAAGTACGACGGCGATAAGGGCAAGGAGGAGCAGAATCTGCTCAATGGGGGCCTGGACCGGCTGCCGAAGCCCTACGCCAGCTCCAAGGAGCTGGGCGAGGAGGAGAGTGAGGACGACACGTGCATTGTGAATTGTATATATTACACGATGGAATGTTGTAAATGTTCCATAGTTTAA
- the LOC659636 gene encoding uncharacterized protein LOC659636 isoform X3 encodes MVTNLSVKGSFCSFSKSSIMSGDSPNAFTNENVFDFKEGRSSPAPTTSKEHNQGGVVTASVLVEPQKEKSKDKDKEEEDEPDFSTPTLNPGDKENRRQSDADKTLDLNDPKYDGDKGKEEQNLLNGGLDRLPKPYASSKELGEEESEDDTCIVNCIYYTMECCKCSIV; translated from the exons ATGGTGACCAACTTGAGCGTCAAAGGAAGTTTTTGTAGTTTCAGCAAGAG TTCAATCATGTCCGGAGATTCGCCCAACGCTTTCACCAACGAAAACGTCTTCGACTTCAAGGAAGGCCGCTCTTCGCCCGCCCCAACCACCTCGAAGGAGCACAATCAGGGCGGTGTGGTGACCGCATCGGTGCTCGTCGAGCCGcagaaagaaaaaagcaaagaCAAAGACAAGGAAGAGGAAGACGAGCCCGATTTTTCAACTCCAACGCTCAATCCCGGAGATAAGGAGAACCGGCGCCAATCGGACGCCGACAAAACGCTCGATCTGAACGACCCGAAGTACGACGGCGATAAGGGCAAGGAGGAGCAGAATCTGCTCAATGGGGGCCTGGACCGGCTGCCGAAGCCCTACGCCAGCTCCAAGGAGCTGGGCGAGGAGGAGAGTGAGGACGACACGTGCATTGTGAATTGTATATATTACACGATGGAATGTTGTAAATGTTCCATAGTTTAA
- the LOC659636 gene encoding uncharacterized protein LOC659636 isoform X4 — protein sequence MSGDSPNAFTNENVFDFKEGRSSPAPTTSKEHNQGGVVTASVLVEPQKEKSKDKDKEEEDEPDFSTPTLNPGDKENRRQSDADKTLDLNDPKYDGDKGKEEQNLLNGGLDRLPKPYASSKELGEEESEDDTCIVNCIYYTMECCKCSIV from the coding sequence ATGTCCGGAGATTCGCCCAACGCTTTCACCAACGAAAACGTCTTCGACTTCAAGGAAGGCCGCTCTTCGCCCGCCCCAACCACCTCGAAGGAGCACAATCAGGGCGGTGTGGTGACCGCATCGGTGCTCGTCGAGCCGcagaaagaaaaaagcaaagaCAAAGACAAGGAAGAGGAAGACGAGCCCGATTTTTCAACTCCAACGCTCAATCCCGGAGATAAGGAGAACCGGCGCCAATCGGACGCCGACAAAACGCTCGATCTGAACGACCCGAAGTACGACGGCGATAAGGGCAAGGAGGAGCAGAATCTGCTCAATGGGGGCCTGGACCGGCTGCCGAAGCCCTACGCCAGCTCCAAGGAGCTGGGCGAGGAGGAGAGTGAGGACGACACGTGCATTGTGAATTGTATATATTACACGATGGAATGTTGTAAATGTTCCATAGTTTAA